In a single window of the Gossypium hirsutum isolate 1008001.06 chromosome A13, Gossypium_hirsutum_v2.1, whole genome shotgun sequence genome:
- the LOC107894454 gene encoding E3 ubiquitin-protein ligase RNF181 codes for MDGGSAKCNVVVSGNNDISVPFDHHFDLDDAMTMPENLLTRHQTVVGLVSDMPTVKQATGSCSICMESLSEFEGDGSRQVLCGHVYHHDCITDWLLNGNSNSCPICRHEICG; via the coding sequence ATGGACGGCGGATCGGCTAAATGCAACGTTGTCGTTTCAGGTAATAACGATATTTCTGTTCCTTTCGATCACCATTTCGACCTCGACGACGCTATGACAATGCCGGAAAACCTTCTGACCAGGCATCAAACGGTCGTCGGTTTGGTCTCCGACATGCCGACGGTTAAACAAGCGACCGGAAGTTGCTCGATTTGTATGGAGAGTTTGTCGGAATTCGAGGGAGATGGTTCGAGGCAAGTACTGTGCGGCCATGTGTATCACCATGATTGTATTACTGATTGGCTTTTGAACGGCAACAGCAATTCTTGCCCAATTTGCCGACATGAAATCTGTGGCTAA
- the LOC107894453 gene encoding E3 ubiquitin-protein ligase RNF181 — MDGGSAKYNVVVSGNNDIAVPFDQQFDLDDAVTMPENLLSRHQAVVRLVSDMPAVNHATGSCSICMEGLSESEGGGSRQVSCGHVYHHDCITDWLLNGNSCPLCRHEISG, encoded by the coding sequence ATGGACGGTGGATCAGCAAAGTACAACGTTGTCGTTTCAGGCAATAACGATATTGCTGTTCCTTTCGATCAGCAATTCGACCTCGACGACGCTGTGACAATGCCGGAAAACCTTCTGTCTAGGCATCAAGCGGTGGTCCGTTTGGTCTCGGATATGCCGGCGGTTAATCATGCGACCGGAAGTTGCTCGATCTGCATGGAGGGTTTGTCGGAATCCGAGGGAGGTGGTTCGAGGCAAGTATCGTGTGGCCATGTGTATCACCATGATTGTATTACCGATTGGCTTTTGAATGGCAATTCTTGCCCTCTTTGCCGTCATGAAATCTCTGGTTAA
- the LOC107893310 gene encoding protein phosphatase 2C 56 yields MEPLLEEEEQRLDRVDSLHEPDLTSTSSSLSSVFSAVDSRSATSSGDISGTSGSSGEILTADAVVPRLLEPAPACEELKVTVTARQKCVGRNNKGVTWGFTSVIGRQREMEDAVAVVPAFMSLTCGHVGGCTAPGSRTSPEISPIHFFGVYDGHGGSQVAKFCAERMHGVIAEEWDREVDESCGWQRRWEVALSTSFERADSEVLTAAVAPEMVGSTAAIVVLSGCQIITSNCGDSRVVLCRGTETIALTVDQKPDRQDELMRIEREGGRVINWNGARVFGVLAMSRAIGDRYLRPWVIPVPEVTFTNRTDDDECLVIASDGLWDVMSNEEAGEVARRLLRRRRRRALMGEVDDGVSPAQAVADNLTAIAIGRNSSDNISVIVVDLKPKRKSPSNAVKKR; encoded by the exons ATGGAACCCCTACTTGAAGAAGAGGAACAGCGATTAGACCGAGTTGACTCACTCCACGAGCCGGACCTGACTTCAACCAGCTCAAGCCTGTCCTCGGTATTCAGTGCGGTTGATTCTAGGAGTGCGACGAGTTCCGGCGATATATCCGGAACGAGCGGGAGTTCCGGCGAGATCTTAACGGCGGATGCTGTGGTTCCGAGGCTGCTCGAGCCTGCGCCTGCATGTGAGGAGTTGAAGGTGACGGTAACGGCGAGGCAGAAATGTGTTGGGAGGAATAACAAGGGAGTGACGTGGGGGTTCACTTCGGTGATCGGGAGACAGCGAGAGATGGAAGATGCCGTCGCCGTTGTACCGGCGTTCATGTCTCTCACGTGTGGTCACGTGGGAGGTTGTACGGCTCCTGGTTCTAGAACCTCCCCTGAGATCTCCCCTATCCATTTCTTCGGCGTTTATGATGGCCATGGTGGTTCTCAG GTGGCTAAATTTTGTGCTGAGAGGATGCACGGAGTTATCGCAGAAGAATGGGACCGTGAAGTGGATGAGAGCTGTGGGTGGCAAAGGAGATGGGAAGTGGCATTATCCACTAGTTTCGAGAGGGCTGACAGTGAAGTCTTGACTGCAGCAGTTGCACCAGAAATGGTGGGATCAACTGCTGCGATTGTAGTCTTATCTGGTTGCCAGATTATAACATCCAATTGTGGTGATTCGAGGGTGGTGCTTTGCCGTGGAACCGAAACGATTGCATTGACTGTAGATCAGAAG CCTGATCGACAGGACGAGCTCATGAGAATTGAAAGAGAGGGAGGGAGGGTCATAAACTGGAATGGTGCAAGGGTCTTTGGAGTTCTTGCAATGTCCAGAGCAATAG GTGATCGCTATTTAAGGCCATGGGTAATTCCAGTGCCGGAGGTTACCTTCACAAACAGGACTGACGACGACGAGTGTTTAGTAATAGCCAGCGACGGGTTATGGGATGTAATGTCAAATGAAGAGGCCGGGGAGGTAGCTCGCCGCCTACTAAGACGGCGACGGCGGAGGGCATTGATGGGCGAAGTTGATGATGGAGTTTCACCGGCACAAGCGGTAGCTGATAATCTCACGGCAATTGCCATAGGAAGAAACAGTTCTGATAATATTTCGGTCATCGTTGTGGATTTAAAACCCAAGAGGAAATCGCCATCCAATGCGgtgaaaaaaagataa
- the LOC107893309 gene encoding hexokinase-1, whose product MRKVAVGAAVGCAVAVCAAAALVVHHRMKSSGKWAQAQSILKDFEEKCGTPISKLKQVADAMTVEMHAGLASEGGSKLKMIISYVDNLPTGDEKGLFYALDLGGTNFRVLRVHLGGKEHRVVKQEFEEVSIPPHLMTGSSDALFDYIAEALAKFVATESEGLHFSPDRQRELGFTFSFPVRQTSISSGTLIKWTKGFLIEDAVGQDVVGELTKAMERIGLDMRVTALVNDTIGTLAGGRYNNPDVVAAVILGTGTNAAYVERAHAIPKWHGLLPKSGDMVINMEWGNFRSSHLPISEYDQALDTESLNPGEQIFEKLISGMYLGEVVRRVLYKMADEAAFFGDTIPEKLKIPFILRTPHMSAMHQDTTPDLKIVATKLKDILEISNTSLKMRKVIVELCDIVATRGARLSAAGIAGILKKIGRDTLKDGEKQKSVVSLDGGLYEHYTKFRTCMENTLTELLGEEVSENIIIEHSNDGSGIGAALLAASHSQYIGIDES is encoded by the exons ATGAGGAAAGTAGCGGTGGGTGCGGCGGTGGGTTGTGCGGTGGCCGTGTGTGCCGCGGCGGCGTTGGTGGTACATCACCGGATGAAGAGTTCTGGGAAGTGGGCCCAGGCTCAATCTATACTGAAAGATTTCGAGGAAAAGTGCGGCACGCCGATTTCGAAGCTGAAACAGGTGGCGGATGCTATGACCGTCGAGATGCACGCCGGGCTCGCATCGGAAGGCGGGAGCAAGCTCAAAATGATAATCAGCTACGTCGATAATCTCCCCACTGG TGATGAGAAAGGGCTGTTTTATGCGCTTGACCTCGGTGGCACCAATTTCCGTGTGCTACGTGTACACTTGGGTGGTAAAGAACACCGTGTCGTTAAGCAGGAATTCGAGGAAGTATCGATCCCTCCTCATTTGATGACCGGATCTTCTGAC GCATTATTTGATTATATTGCTGAAGCTCTTGCAAAATTTGTTGCTACAGAAAGTGAAGGTTTACATTTTTCACCCGATAGACAAAGGGAGCTGGGGTTTACATTCTCATTTCCTGTTCGGCAAACATCCATATCGTCTGGGACTCTTATAAAATGGACAAAGGGCTTCTTGATTGAAGATGCA GTTGGTCAAGATGTTGTTGGAGAATTGACTAAAGCCATGGAAAGGATTGGCCTCGACATGCGTGTGACAGCTTTG GTCAATGACACAATTGGCACATTGGCTGGTGGAAGATATAACAACCCCGATGTTGTTGCTGCTGTGATATTGGGTACAGGCACCAATGCAGCTTATGTAGAGCGTGCTCATGCAATTCCCAAATGGCACGGTCTTCTACCTAAGTCTGGGGACATG GTTATCAACATGGAGTGGGGTAACTTCCGGTCTTCTCACCTTCCAATATCAGAATATGACCAAGCACTGGATACTGAGAGCTTAAACCCCGGAGAACAG ATTTTCGAGAAATTGATTTCTGGTATGTATTTGGGAGAGGTTGTACGCAGAGTTCTGTACAAGATGGCCGACGAAGCCGCATTTTTTGGTGATACTATTCCGGAAAAACTGAAAATTCCTTTCATACTAAG AACTCCTCACATGTCCGCAATGCATCAGGACACAACTCCGGATCTCAAAATTGTGGCGACAAAACTAAAGGATATCTTAGAG ATATCGAATACCTCCCtgaaaatgagaaaagttattgTTGAGCTATGCGACATTGTTGCAACTCGTGGTGCCCGACTATCGGCTGCGGGAATTGCCGGCATCCTCAAGAAAATCGGAAGAGACACATTGAAAGATGGTGAAAAGCAAAAGTCGGTTGTGTCTCTAGACGGTGGATTGTACGAACACTACACCAAATTCCGTACCTGCATGGAGAACACCCTCACCGAGTTGCTAGGAGAAGAAGTCTCCGAAAACATCATTATCGAACATTCCAACGATGGTTCCGGCATCGGGGCAGCCCTCCTAGCAGCTTCTCACTCACAATACATCGGAATTGACGAATCCTGA